In the genome of Daucus carota subsp. sativus chromosome 9, DH1 v3.0, whole genome shotgun sequence, the window TATAATTGTCACCCCTGTGATCCTGGGAAATAGAGATTTTTctactatattatatttttcaacctaataacaaaaaatactaACCTTAAACTTTAACTTTATGGTGTGTATGGTGGGTGCAAAATCTATAGCCTCTAACAACATAAATGTTTGAAGAATGTGttataaaatcttttaaaaaaaaaaatggtaacatatttttttttcttgcaaaattttatattaacaaaaaattgaaatgaaaaaacaaattattttcaCATTTTAGCTCGCGGCAGCGGGCACCATCCTAGTGAATATATAAGAGACGACACGAAAAAGGAAACGAAGCGGCAGTAAACTGAGTAGAATGGGGGAAGAAAGAGAGATTAATAGAGACGTGGAGCTTGTCGATTCCCGGGGTTTGCGGCACTCATTGCTTCTCTTCTGGGCGCTAAGCTGCAAGGATGAACACAGTGAGCTCACGGTTGATGCCAGCATATCTCGCATGATTGGCtgtgatgaagaagatgaaagaaCCCTTTTACGATACCGGACTCGCTTCGCCAGTTCTGCTATTATAGTAGAGCCCATTTGCAGCACTGAGGGAGTAATTGAGCGCGTATTCGAGAACCGGAGGGCAGAGATGAGTCCTGACATTAGTTTTTACTCTAAAGATGAATACCCACACCGAGATTTTGCTCTCACTTGCGGCATTCGTGCTTTTTTCTGTTTCCCTCTTTGTTCTCCGGGGAGAGTTGGGGTTATGGAGATAGTTTCGACTCGCAACCAGGACGTTGGAATACTCGAGTCATTTTGTACATCTTTTAAGGTATTTCAATAAATCTGATTCCTCTCTTTTGATTTTGAACTCAAATTTGGTTTATAACTTGGCCAATTAATCGTTGGTTTGCAGGATTGGCGCAGCTTGGATTTTAGCTTCCGGGACAGTGATGTAAGACTTGTACATggtattcttctttttttcttaggaaacaaattgtttgatttttatattttcgtATTTTTCTATCAGTTGCAAAAATATGAAAACCCGGTATTGGGTCGTGTATTGGAGGAAGTGTGTCAAACTTTTCATTTACCTCTTACTCAATACTGGACCTGTAAAGGCGGTTTTTACTACTCGCTAAATCAATTCAGTGGtagggattttgaaaatttggcGCCATGGTGTCAGTTCAAAGATGCTTGTTTGTGCAAGGGCTTCAATCGCCTACTTGGCGTCTCAAATCGATCAGCTGGAGCCTTTTTCTGCAGCAATATATCAGCATTAAGCATTACTAAATATCACTTGGCACATTATGCAAAAAACTTGGGATCAATTGCTTGTTTTACGATCTACTTGCTTGTtttagaagaagaaaaagaatatgGAAGAGAATATGCACTCGAGTTCTTTCTGCCTTCTCAAGAAATGGATAATGATTACCCTCAAACTTTGTTGAATTGTATATGGACAAAAGTTAGGGAATCTCTTCCAAATTGTAAGCTCGCTgcaagagagagagaaaaacCAGGACAAGTGTTACTAGTCAAGGTTATCAACTCTTCGACCCACTCTCAACCCAAGTCATTTGAAGTTGGTCACCCCCAAAGTTCTCTTCCTcacaatgaaggctcagagttTACTCACACTTTAGAATTGTTTGAAAAAGGTCCTAATCAAATTAGCAATTCAAAATCTTATGAAGAGGCTGCAGTAGGGGAAACGTCAATAAGAATATTAAATGAAGCTTCCCAGCCTAGGGGATCTGAAGAATACTTCAACACAAATGGGAAAAAAGTGACTGCTGAGAGAGGTAAGCATGACTATCTGTTTAAAGGGATACAGTAGAAACTTGGAttaggtattttttttttaacaaataaatgtGCATAATGTAAATGTCTTTTGTCCTCGATGAAATTGGGAGCTGAGTTATGTTACTTTGGTGGCTTTATAATAGATAATCTGGTAGAAGTGTCATCTGATGATGAAGATGTTGAACCTGTGACCCCTGAATCAGAACAATTGAAGAAATCTAAAATACCTTGTACTGTAGAGAATGTTAATAAGCATTTTGGAAGACCACTAAAAGATGCAGCAAAGAGCTTTGGTTGTAAGTTTTATTCTACCTTGTTCTTACACAAACATATTCCAGcttcttataatatttataaatgatttaatAACTGTTTACGTTTATTGCATTGGTATGACTTAGTATCTTATTGAAGTTATCATTGTTTTAGTGAGTCAATCAACAGTCAAGCGCATATGTAGAGATGTTCATATTGAATGCTGGGAATCTGGCAAGAGTCAAAAGACAGATGGTAAATCGGAGGCAAAAGACTTTTCATTAGCCACGTCTAGCTTGCCAAATAGATGCGTTGCTACTGATATAAGTCAGGACATTAATATGATGACCGTAAAGGTCACATATGATGCTCGTACCATAAGGTTTGAACTACCTAGTTCATCAGGGCTTGAAGAGTTGGAGAATAGTGTGATTAAGAGGCTGCAATTGGATAGAAAAAGTTTCAGTATCAAGTATCAAGATGACGAGGATGATTGGATTGACATTACTTGTGACGAGGACGTACAAGAATGTATGAAAGTCTCGAGATCACTTAAGAAGCCAACTATCAAAATGAAGCTTGGTCCCGCCTATTAACAGTTATCCAGGTTGAAGGAAGATGGCGCTcctttctttgtttttctttttgggTAACAACATTTAAGTACTGATCAACGATATTTTGGTTCAAATTTTTTAGTACTGATCAACGATGATGATCAATTGATGGGTGGAATATATAGTTATCTTGTAATAGGTATTATAACTACTAATATGCGAGGAAAATTAAGTGATATGAAATATCTCTTTTTGAAGCGAAATATCTCTTTTTGAAGCCTCAAAATTTGGAAAACCAGTTAATAATGCAAAATTATGAATTCATCTAATCACAAGATTATGAAACAAGCATGCATATTTAGCGTGACTCAGGTCATTAGAGACTTTTGTTC includes:
- the LOC108201693 gene encoding protein NLP6; translation: MDNDYPQTLLNCIWTKVRESLPNCKLAAREREKPGQVLLVKVINSSTHSQPKSFEVGHPQSSLPHNEGSEFTHTLELFEKGPNQISNSKSYEEAAVGETSIRILNEASQPRGSEEYFNTNGKKVTAERDNLVEVSSDDEDVEPVTPESEQLKKSKIPCTVENVNKHFGRPLKDAAKSFGLSQSTVKRICRDVHIECWESGKSQKTDGKSEAKDFSLATSSLPNRCVATDISQDINMMTVKVTYDARTIRFELPSSSGLEELENSVIKRLQLDRKSFSIKYQDDEDDWIDITCDEDVQECMKVSRSLKKPTIKMKLGPAY